One part of the Streptomyces lienomycini genome encodes these proteins:
- a CDS encoding hydrolase: MSLWTSLEPASATVDPGSSTRVRLRVRNTGDVVDEYRFDPVGDTAPWTTVEPPTLRLYPGTTGTVELTFAPPRTPDAVAGPNPYAVRITPTEHPDAVTVPEGNLTITPFTEVRAELVPPTVKGRFRGRPKLAVDNLGNTKVTASVAGSDNGDHLSYELRPGNVQIEPGRAAFVETTLKPKRVIWFGSKEERPYTLAVRRSGVDPTEVEGTYVQRGFLPRWLATFFGIFVALAIAFVMIWIAYKPQVRTSATEQTQQAGAALAPSPSATPETLPSTAESAPADQPQAEQPAVTQEPKDDGDGGGGDKGDGDKGGGESKKPKPPVRTAATAVKEIAARSEGRHICYRAYVADQGWQAPVCDGAEAGTVGKNLPIKALNIAVSGTKGVSGNGAHVVEGWLTGGEWESAPDSTDMYLGSTKEAVSPMEGFTLKTVEGAVCPNTHVKDKGWQKQGCTEPGDWRYFGSNMENDRLQLEAVRITV, from the coding sequence GTGAGCCTGTGGACTTCGCTGGAGCCCGCGTCCGCGACTGTGGACCCCGGCAGTAGTACGCGTGTGCGCCTGAGGGTGCGCAATACCGGTGACGTGGTGGACGAGTACCGGTTCGATCCGGTCGGGGACACGGCGCCCTGGACGACGGTCGAGCCGCCGACCCTGCGGCTGTATCCGGGGACGACGGGGACGGTGGAGCTGACGTTCGCCCCGCCGAGGACGCCCGACGCGGTGGCCGGCCCCAACCCGTACGCGGTGCGGATCACGCCGACGGAGCATCCGGACGCCGTGACGGTGCCGGAGGGCAACCTCACCATCACGCCGTTCACCGAGGTGCGGGCCGAGCTGGTCCCGCCGACGGTGAAGGGGCGGTTCCGGGGGCGTCCGAAGCTGGCGGTGGACAACCTCGGCAACACGAAGGTGACGGCGTCGGTCGCGGGCAGCGACAACGGCGACCACCTGTCGTACGAGCTGCGGCCGGGGAACGTGCAGATCGAGCCGGGGCGTGCGGCGTTCGTGGAGACGACGCTGAAGCCGAAGCGGGTCATCTGGTTCGGGTCGAAGGAGGAGCGGCCGTACACGCTGGCCGTGCGGCGTTCGGGGGTCGATCCCACCGAGGTCGAGGGGACGTACGTCCAGCGGGGGTTCCTGCCCCGGTGGCTCGCCACGTTCTTCGGGATCTTCGTCGCCCTGGCGATCGCGTTCGTGATGATCTGGATCGCCTACAAGCCCCAGGTCCGCACCAGCGCCACCGAGCAGACGCAGCAGGCCGGTGCCGCGCTCGCACCCAGCCCGAGCGCCACCCCCGAAACCCTGCCCAGCACGGCCGAGTCCGCGCCCGCCGACCAGCCCCAGGCGGAGCAGCCCGCGGTCACCCAGGAGCCGAAGGACGACGGCGACGGCGGGGGAGGCGACAAGGGCGACGGGGACAAGGGCGGCGGCGAGTCCAAGAAGCCCAAGCCTCCGGTACGCACCGCGGCCACGGCGGTGAAGGAGATCGCCGCCCGCAGTGAGGGCCGGCACATCTGCTACCGCGCCTACGTGGCGGACCAGGGCTGGCAGGCCCCGGTGTGCGACGGCGCCGAGGCGGGCACGGTCGGCAAGAACCTCCCGATCAAGGCGCTGAACATCGCCGTGTCCGGGACCAAGGGCGTGTCCGGCAACGGCGCTCACGTCGTCGAGGGATGGCTGACGGGCGGCGAGTGGGAGAGCGCCCCCGACAGCACCGACATGTACCTGGGCAGCACCAAGGAGGCGGTCTCGCCGATGGAGGGGTTCACCCTCAAGACCGTCGAAGGCGCCGTCTGCCCGAACACCCACGTCAAGGACAAGGGCTGGCAGAAGCAGGGCTGCACCGAGCCCGGTGACTGGCGGTACTTCGGCAGCAACATGGAGAACGACAGGCTTCAGCTGGAGGCCGTACGGATCACGGTGTGA
- a CDS encoding eCIS core domain-containing protein, with protein MRTHGTQAAQQADKQAPVRHSAAPGTTAGRMLALQSQAGNAAVSRAVQRARHEHGPGCGHGQEAADTADVQRRVSADSGFFEEPRVSVDDAIKTPGKPLPDRIREPAERAYGMSFGHVTMHDDAVAQRSAMDLNAIAYTSGSHIVAQRSLDDATLFHETHHVFQQSRGKVAGTNNGHGESVSDPGHSEEIEAGQAGERMARGESPM; from the coding sequence GTGCGCACACACGGAACACAGGCTGCCCAACAGGCCGACAAGCAGGCCCCGGTCCGCCACTCCGCCGCGCCGGGCACCACGGCGGGCCGGATGCTGGCACTGCAGAGCCAGGCCGGGAACGCGGCGGTGTCCCGTGCCGTCCAGCGGGCCCGGCACGAACACGGCCCCGGCTGCGGCCACGGCCAGGAGGCGGCCGACACCGCCGACGTGCAGCGCAGGGTTTCGGCGGACAGCGGCTTCTTCGAGGAGCCGCGGGTCTCGGTGGACGACGCGATCAAGACGCCCGGCAAGCCGCTGCCGGACCGCATCCGCGAACCGGCCGAGCGTGCGTACGGGATGAGTTTCGGGCACGTCACGATGCACGACGACGCGGTGGCCCAGCGGTCGGCCATGGACCTCAACGCGATCGCCTACACCAGCGGCTCCCACATCGTCGCCCAACGGTCCCTGGACGACGCGACGCTCTTCCACGAGACCCATCACGTCTTCCAGCAGTCCCGGGGCAAGGTGGCCGGCACCAACAACGGGCACGGGGAGTCCGTCTCCGACCCGGGCCACTCCGAAGAGATCGAGGCCGGGCAGGCAGGCGAGCGGATGGCCCGGGGCGAATCCCCGATGTGA
- a CDS encoding phage tail sheath subtilisin-like domain-containing protein produces the protein MPSYLSPGVYVEEVASGSRPIEGVGTSVAAFVGLAPTGPLNEPTLVTNWTQYVAAFGDFTGGYYLAHSVYGFFNNGGSAAYVVRVGGSAEDAATDDAVNGTSAPAAVTASTTKALTAAEPKQLGTFSVTATAAGQSGPLTVEVADPEGEGPAERFKLIVKDGDKPVETFDVSAKKGNRSYVVTQVKERSKLITVTEAAPSAQLVRPENQTVALPAPPTAAPAVPAAPAESVQPGPAEYLGDSSDRTGFGGLEAIDEISMVAVPDLMAAYQRGAIDLEAVKAVQLGLIAHCELMGDRVAIIDPPPSQNARQIRVWRQETAGYDSKYAALYYPWIKSFDPKTGQSRLVPPSGHVAGIWARNDSERGVHKAPANEVVRGAVDLELQITRGEQDLLNPIGVNCIRSFPGRGIRVWGARTLSSDPAWRYLNVRRYFNYLEESILIGTQWVVFEPNDHNLWARIRRNVSAFLVNEWRNGALFGQSPDQAYYVKCDEETNPPESVDLGRVVCEIGIAPVKPAEFVIFRLAQFSSGGGELDE, from the coding sequence ATGCCGTCCTACCTGTCGCCCGGCGTCTACGTCGAGGAGGTGGCCAGCGGCTCGCGCCCGATCGAGGGAGTGGGCACCTCGGTGGCGGCCTTCGTCGGTCTCGCCCCGACCGGCCCGCTGAACGAGCCCACGCTGGTGACCAACTGGACGCAGTACGTCGCGGCCTTCGGTGACTTCACCGGCGGGTACTACCTCGCGCACTCCGTCTACGGGTTCTTCAACAACGGCGGCTCCGCCGCCTACGTCGTGCGCGTCGGCGGCTCCGCCGAGGACGCCGCCACGGACGACGCCGTGAACGGCACCTCCGCCCCCGCCGCCGTCACGGCCAGCACCACCAAGGCGCTGACCGCCGCCGAGCCCAAGCAGCTCGGCACGTTCTCCGTGACGGCCACGGCCGCCGGCCAGAGCGGCCCGCTGACCGTCGAGGTCGCCGACCCCGAGGGCGAGGGCCCCGCCGAGCGCTTCAAGCTGATCGTCAAGGACGGCGACAAGCCGGTCGAGACCTTCGACGTGAGCGCCAAGAAGGGCAACCGCTCCTACGTCGTCACCCAGGTCAAGGAGCGCTCCAAGCTCATCACCGTGACCGAGGCCGCGCCGTCCGCGCAGCTGGTCCGGCCGGAGAACCAGACCGTGGCGCTGCCCGCGCCGCCGACCGCCGCCCCCGCCGTTCCGGCCGCGCCGGCCGAGAGCGTGCAGCCGGGACCTGCCGAGTACCTCGGCGACTCCTCGGACCGCACCGGCTTCGGCGGCCTGGAGGCGATCGACGAGATCTCCATGGTCGCGGTGCCCGACCTGATGGCCGCCTACCAGCGCGGCGCGATCGACCTGGAGGCCGTCAAGGCCGTCCAGCTCGGTCTCATCGCCCACTGCGAGCTGATGGGCGACCGCGTCGCCATCATCGACCCGCCGCCCAGCCAGAACGCCCGTCAGATCCGCGTCTGGCGCCAGGAGACGGCCGGCTACGACTCCAAGTACGCGGCCCTGTACTACCCCTGGATCAAGTCCTTCGACCCGAAGACCGGCCAGTCCCGCCTGGTCCCGCCGAGCGGCCACGTCGCCGGCATCTGGGCCCGCAACGACTCCGAGCGCGGTGTGCACAAGGCCCCCGCCAACGAGGTCGTCCGCGGCGCCGTGGACCTGGAGCTGCAGATCACCCGCGGTGAGCAGGACCTGCTCAACCCGATCGGCGTCAACTGCATCCGCTCCTTCCCCGGCCGCGGCATCCGCGTCTGGGGTGCCCGCACCCTCTCCTCGGACCCGGCCTGGCGCTACCTGAACGTCCGCCGGTACTTCAACTACCTGGAGGAGTCGATCCTGATCGGCACCCAGTGGGTGGTGTTCGAGCCGAACGACCACAACCTCTGGGCCCGCATCCGGCGCAACGTCTCGGCGTTCCTGGTCAACGAGTGGCGCAACGGCGCCCTCTTCGGCCAGAGCCCCGACCAGGCCTACTACGTCAAGTGCGACGAGGAGACCAACCCGCCGGAGTCCGTCGACCTCGGCCGGGTCGTCTGCGAGATCGGCATCGCGCCGGTCAAGCCCGCCGAGTTCGTCATCTTCCGGCTGGCCCAGTTCTCCAGCGGCGGCGGCGAGCTGGACGAGTAG
- a CDS encoding phage tail protein, protein MSLPKPEDVLVAPNFGIQIDGVMVEYLNSVTNLQIEQDVIKYQQNQGTTGRNNVTLMPGVAKDGSVQVERGMSQSSVFTQWINDSMAGRMATARKNATIIVMDYEDNPVKRWNLRNAWCSKVVAGALKAGDTNALTETITIVFEEMVVE, encoded by the coding sequence ATGTCTCTCCCCAAACCAGAAGACGTACTCGTCGCACCGAACTTCGGCATCCAGATCGACGGTGTGATGGTCGAGTACCTCAACTCGGTGACCAACCTGCAGATCGAGCAGGACGTCATCAAGTACCAGCAGAACCAGGGCACGACCGGACGCAACAACGTCACCCTGATGCCGGGCGTGGCCAAGGACGGCTCCGTCCAGGTCGAACGCGGTATGAGCCAGTCGTCGGTGTTCACCCAGTGGATCAACGACTCCATGGCCGGCCGGATGGCCACCGCCCGCAAGAACGCCACGATCATCGTGATGGACTACGAGGACAACCCGGTCAAGCGCTGGAACCTGCGCAACGCCTGGTGCAGCAAGGTCGTGGCGGGCGCCCTGAAGGCGGGTGACACCAACGCCCTGACCGAGACCATCACCATCGTGTTCGAAGAAATGGTCGTCGAGTAA